Proteins co-encoded in one Vidua chalybeata isolate OUT-0048 chromosome 18, bVidCha1 merged haplotype, whole genome shotgun sequence genomic window:
- the SDF2L1 gene encoding stromal cell-derived factor 2-like protein 1: protein MRGGRRLFPLLLLALLPGLCHGREPTPGAVTCGSVLKLLNTRHSVRLHSHEVKYGSGSGQQSVTGVEASDDANSYWRIRGKSDNSCQRGTPVKCGQAIRLTHVNTGKNLHTHHFPSPLSNNQEVSAFGDDGEGDDLDFWIVQCSGTYWEREDAVRFKHVGTEVFLSVTGEQYGHPIRGQREVHGMPAANHHNYWKAMEGVFIKPSLDPAKHDEL from the exons ATGCGGGGCGGCCGCCGCCTCTTcccgctgctgctcctggcGCTGCTGCCCGGGCTATGCCACGGCAGGGAGCCGACGCCGGGCGCCGTGACTTGCGGCTCGGTGCTGAAACTGCTCAACACCCGCCACAGCGTACGGCTCCACTCGCATGAGGTCAAGTACGGCTCCG GAAGTGGGCAGCAGTCAGTGACAGGAGTTGAAGCTTCAGATGATGCCAACAGCTACTGGCGGATCCGTGGGAAGAGTGACAACAGTTGCCAGCGTGGGACACCAGTGAAATGTGGGCAAGCCATACGACTTACCCACGTTAACACTGGGAAAAACCTGCACACTCATCACTTCCCATCACCACTCTCCAATAACCAA GAAGTAAGTGCCTTTGGGGATGATGGCGAAGGAGATGACCTGGATTTCTGGATTGTGCAGTGCAGTGGGACTTACTGGGAGCGGGAGGATGCCGTGCGCTTCAAGCACGTGGGGACTGAGGTGTTCCTGTCCGTCACGGGGGAGCAGTACGGCCACCCCATTAGAGGCCAGCGGGAAGTTCATGGCATGCCTGCTGCCAACCACCACAACTATTGGAAAGCCATGGAGGGAGTCTTCATCAAACCCAGTCTGGACCCTGCAAAACATGATGAGCTCTGA